One Myotis daubentonii chromosome 3, mMyoDau2.1, whole genome shotgun sequence genomic window carries:
- the KLHL17 gene encoding kelch-like protein 17 isoform X3: MQPRSERPAGRTQSPEHGSPGPAPEAPPPPPPPPQPPATEAERARTRQTRPTAPMEGAMQLLSREGHTVSHNSKRHYHDAFVAMSRMRQRGLLCDIVLHVAAKEIRAHKVVLASCSPYFHAMFTNEMSESRQTHVTLHDIDPQALDQLVQFAYTAEIVVGEGNVQTLLPAASLLQLNGVRDACCKFLLSQLDPSNCLGIRGFADTHSCGDLLKAAHRYVLQHFVDVAKTEEFMLLPLKQVLELVSSDSLNVPSEEDVYRAVLSWVKHDVDARRQHVPRLMKCVRLPLLSRDFLLGHVDAESLVRHHPDCKDLLIEALKFHLLPEQRGVLGTSRTRPRRCEGAGPVLFAVGGGSLFAIHGDCEAYDTRTDRWHVVASMSTRRARVGVAAVGNRLYAVGGYDGTSDLATVESYDPVTNTWQPEVSMGTRRSCLGVAALHGLLYAAGGYDGASCLNSAERYDPLTGTWTSIAAMSTRRRYVRVAMLDGNLYAVGGYDSSSHLATVEKYEPQANTWTPVASMLSRRSSAGVAVLEGALYVAGGNDGTSCLNSVERYSPKAGAWESVAPMNIRRSTHDLVAMDGWLYAVGGNDGSSSLNSIEKYNPRTNKWVSASCMFTRRSSVGVAVLELLNFPPPSSPTLSVSSTSL; the protein is encoded by the exons ATGCAGCCGCGCAGCGAGCGCCCGGCCGGCAGGACGCAAAGCCCGGAGCACGGCAGCCCGGGGCCCGCGCCCGAggcgccgccgcccccgccgccgccgccgcagccgccCGC CACCGAGGCCGAGCGCGCGCGGACCCGGCAGACCCGGCCCACAGCCCCCATGGAGGGTGCCATGCAGCTGCTGAGCCGGGAGGGCCACACCGTGTCCCACAACTCCAAGCGGCACTACCACGATGCCTTCGTGGCCATGAGCCGCATGCGGCAGCGCGGCCTCCTGTGCGACATCGTTTTGCATGTGGCCGCCAAGGAGATCCGGGCTCACAAGGTGGTGCTGGCCTCTTGCAGCCCTTACTTCCACGCCATGTTCACAA ATGAGATGAGCGAGAGCCGCCAGACCCACGTGACGCTGCATGACATCGACCCTCAGGCCTTGGACCAGCTGGTGCAGTTTGCGTACACGGCTGAGATTGTGGTGGGCGAAGGCAACGTGCAG ACTCTGCTCCCCGCTGCCAGCCTTCTGCAGCTGAACGGCGTCCGTGACGCCTGCTGCAAGTTCCTGCTGAGCCAGCTGGACCCCTCCAACTGCCTGGGTATCCGGGGCTTTGCCGACACGCACTCGTGCGGCGACCTGCTCAAGGCGGCACACAGGTACGTGCTGCAGCACTTCGTGGACGTGGCCAAGACGGAGGAGTTCATGCTGTTGCCGCTAAAGCAG GTGCTGGAACTGGTCTCTAGTGACAGCCTGAACGTGCCTTCAGAGGAGGACGTCTACCGGGCCGTCCTGAGCTGGGTCAAGCACGACGTGGATGCTCGGAGGCAGCACGTCCCACGG CTGATGAAGTGTGTGCGTCTGCCCCTGCTGAGCCGGGACTTCCTGCTGGGCCACGTGGACGCTGAGAGCCTGGTGAGGCACCACCCTGACTGCAAGGACCTGCTCATCGAGGCCCTCAAGTTCCACCTGCTGCCAGAGCAGAGAGGCGTCCTGGGCACGAGCCGCACGCGGCCCCGACGCTGTGAGGGTGCCGGCCCTGTGCTCTTCGCTGTGG GTGGCGGGAGCCTGTTCGCCATCCACGGGGACTGTGAAGCCTACGACACACGGACGGACCGTTGGCACGTGGTGGCCTCCATGTCCACTCGCCGAGCCCGGGTGGGCGTGGCGGCCGTCGGGAACCGGCTGTACGCAGTGGGCGG TTACGACGGGACTTCGGACCTGGCCACCGTAGAGTCGTACGACCCCGTGACCAACACCTGGCAGCCCGAGGTGTCCATGGGCACGAGGCGCAGCTGCCTGGGCGTGGCTGCCCTGCACGGGCTCCTGTACGCAGCCGGTGGCTACGATGGGGCCTCCTGCCTCAACAG TGCCGAGCGCTATGACCCCCTGACGGGAACGTGGACGTCCATCGCCGCCATGAGCACCCGCAGGCGATATGTCCGTGTGGCTATGCTTG ATGGCAACCTGTACGCGGTGGGCGGTTACGACAGCTCCTCACACCTGGCCACTGTGGAGAAGTATGAGCCCCAG GCGAACACGTGGACGCCGGTGGCCTCCATGCTGAGCCGGCGCAGCTCGGCTGGCGTGGCGGTGCTGGAGGGTGCGCTCTACGTGGCTGGCGGCAACGACGGCACCAGCTGTCTCAACTCTGTGGAGAGATACAGCCCCAAGGCCGGGGCCTGGGAGAGTGTGGCACCCATGAACATCCGAAG gagcacCCACGACCTGGTGGCCATGGACGGGTGGCTGTATGCCGTGGGGGGCAACGATGGCAGCTCCAGCCTCAACTCCATCGAGAAGTACAACCCGAGGACCAACAAGTGGGTGTCGGCGTCCTGCATGTTCACCCGGCGCAGCAGCGTGGGCGTGGCCGTGCTGGAGCTGCTCAACTTCCCGCCTCCGTCCTCGCCCACACTGTCCGTGTCCTCCACCAGCCTCTGA
- the KLHL17 gene encoding kelch-like protein 17 isoform X2 — MRDVGGSEGADGTEAERARTRQTRPTAPMEGAMQLLSREGHTVSHNSKRHYHDAFVAMSRMRQRGLLCDIVLHVAAKEIRAHKVVLASCSPYFHAMFTNEMSESRQTHVTLHDIDPQALDQLVQFAYTAEIVVGEGNVQTLLPAASLLQLNGVRDACCKFLLSQLDPSNCLGIRGFADTHSCGDLLKAAHRYVLQHFVDVAKTEEFMLLPLKQVLELVSSDSLNVPSEEDVYRAVLSWVKHDVDARRQHVPRLMKCVRLPLLSRDFLLGHVDAESLVRHHPDCKDLLIEALKFHLLPEQRGVLGTSRTRPRRCEGAGPVLFAVGGGSLFAIHGDCEAYDTRTDRWHVVASMSTRRARVGVAAVGNRLYAVGGYDGTSDLATVESYDPVTNTWQPEVSMGTRRSCLGVAALHGLLYAAGGYDGASCLNSGPVVRSAERYDPLTGTWTSIAAMSTRRRYVRVAMLDGNLYAVGGYDSSSHLATVEKYEPQANTWTPVASMLSRRSSAGVAVLEGALYVAGGNDGTSCLNSVERYSPKAGAWESVAPMNIRRSTHDLVAMDGWLYAVGGNDGSSSLNSIEKYNPRTNKWVSASCMFTRRSSVGVAVLELLNFPPPSSPTLSVSSTSL, encoded by the exons ATGCGGGACGTGGGAGGCTCTGAGGGAGCAGATGG CACCGAGGCCGAGCGCGCGCGGACCCGGCAGACCCGGCCCACAGCCCCCATGGAGGGTGCCATGCAGCTGCTGAGCCGGGAGGGCCACACCGTGTCCCACAACTCCAAGCGGCACTACCACGATGCCTTCGTGGCCATGAGCCGCATGCGGCAGCGCGGCCTCCTGTGCGACATCGTTTTGCATGTGGCCGCCAAGGAGATCCGGGCTCACAAGGTGGTGCTGGCCTCTTGCAGCCCTTACTTCCACGCCATGTTCACAA ATGAGATGAGCGAGAGCCGCCAGACCCACGTGACGCTGCATGACATCGACCCTCAGGCCTTGGACCAGCTGGTGCAGTTTGCGTACACGGCTGAGATTGTGGTGGGCGAAGGCAACGTGCAG ACTCTGCTCCCCGCTGCCAGCCTTCTGCAGCTGAACGGCGTCCGTGACGCCTGCTGCAAGTTCCTGCTGAGCCAGCTGGACCCCTCCAACTGCCTGGGTATCCGGGGCTTTGCCGACACGCACTCGTGCGGCGACCTGCTCAAGGCGGCACACAGGTACGTGCTGCAGCACTTCGTGGACGTGGCCAAGACGGAGGAGTTCATGCTGTTGCCGCTAAAGCAG GTGCTGGAACTGGTCTCTAGTGACAGCCTGAACGTGCCTTCAGAGGAGGACGTCTACCGGGCCGTCCTGAGCTGGGTCAAGCACGACGTGGATGCTCGGAGGCAGCACGTCCCACGG CTGATGAAGTGTGTGCGTCTGCCCCTGCTGAGCCGGGACTTCCTGCTGGGCCACGTGGACGCTGAGAGCCTGGTGAGGCACCACCCTGACTGCAAGGACCTGCTCATCGAGGCCCTCAAGTTCCACCTGCTGCCAGAGCAGAGAGGCGTCCTGGGCACGAGCCGCACGCGGCCCCGACGCTGTGAGGGTGCCGGCCCTGTGCTCTTCGCTGTGG GTGGCGGGAGCCTGTTCGCCATCCACGGGGACTGTGAAGCCTACGACACACGGACGGACCGTTGGCACGTGGTGGCCTCCATGTCCACTCGCCGAGCCCGGGTGGGCGTGGCGGCCGTCGGGAACCGGCTGTACGCAGTGGGCGG TTACGACGGGACTTCGGACCTGGCCACCGTAGAGTCGTACGACCCCGTGACCAACACCTGGCAGCCCGAGGTGTCCATGGGCACGAGGCGCAGCTGCCTGGGCGTGGCTGCCCTGCACGGGCTCCTGTACGCAGCCGGTGGCTACGATGGGGCCTCCTGCCTCAACAG TGGTCCTGTTGTCCGCAGTGCCGAGCGCTATGACCCCCTGACGGGAACGTGGACGTCCATCGCCGCCATGAGCACCCGCAGGCGATATGTCCGTGTGGCTATGCTTG ATGGCAACCTGTACGCGGTGGGCGGTTACGACAGCTCCTCACACCTGGCCACTGTGGAGAAGTATGAGCCCCAG GCGAACACGTGGACGCCGGTGGCCTCCATGCTGAGCCGGCGCAGCTCGGCTGGCGTGGCGGTGCTGGAGGGTGCGCTCTACGTGGCTGGCGGCAACGACGGCACCAGCTGTCTCAACTCTGTGGAGAGATACAGCCCCAAGGCCGGGGCCTGGGAGAGTGTGGCACCCATGAACATCCGAAG gagcacCCACGACCTGGTGGCCATGGACGGGTGGCTGTATGCCGTGGGGGGCAACGATGGCAGCTCCAGCCTCAACTCCATCGAGAAGTACAACCCGAGGACCAACAAGTGGGTGTCGGCGTCCTGCATGTTCACCCGGCGCAGCAGCGTGGGCGTGGCCGTGCTGGAGCTGCTCAACTTCCCGCCTCCGTCCTCGCCCACACTGTCCGTGTCCTCCACCAGCCTCTGA
- the KLHL17 gene encoding kelch-like protein 17 isoform X1: protein MQPRSERPAGRTQSPEHGSPGPAPEAPPPPPPPPQPPATEAERARTRQTRPTAPMEGAMQLLSREGHTVSHNSKRHYHDAFVAMSRMRQRGLLCDIVLHVAAKEIRAHKVVLASCSPYFHAMFTNEMSESRQTHVTLHDIDPQALDQLVQFAYTAEIVVGEGNVQTLLPAASLLQLNGVRDACCKFLLSQLDPSNCLGIRGFADTHSCGDLLKAAHRYVLQHFVDVAKTEEFMLLPLKQVLELVSSDSLNVPSEEDVYRAVLSWVKHDVDARRQHVPRLMKCVRLPLLSRDFLLGHVDAESLVRHHPDCKDLLIEALKFHLLPEQRGVLGTSRTRPRRCEGAGPVLFAVGGGSLFAIHGDCEAYDTRTDRWHVVASMSTRRARVGVAAVGNRLYAVGGYDGTSDLATVESYDPVTNTWQPEVSMGTRRSCLGVAALHGLLYAAGGYDGASCLNSGPVVRSAERYDPLTGTWTSIAAMSTRRRYVRVAMLDGNLYAVGGYDSSSHLATVEKYEPQANTWTPVASMLSRRSSAGVAVLEGALYVAGGNDGTSCLNSVERYSPKAGAWESVAPMNIRRSTHDLVAMDGWLYAVGGNDGSSSLNSIEKYNPRTNKWVSASCMFTRRSSVGVAVLELLNFPPPSSPTLSVSSTSL from the exons ATGCAGCCGCGCAGCGAGCGCCCGGCCGGCAGGACGCAAAGCCCGGAGCACGGCAGCCCGGGGCCCGCGCCCGAggcgccgccgcccccgccgccgccgccgcagccgccCGC CACCGAGGCCGAGCGCGCGCGGACCCGGCAGACCCGGCCCACAGCCCCCATGGAGGGTGCCATGCAGCTGCTGAGCCGGGAGGGCCACACCGTGTCCCACAACTCCAAGCGGCACTACCACGATGCCTTCGTGGCCATGAGCCGCATGCGGCAGCGCGGCCTCCTGTGCGACATCGTTTTGCATGTGGCCGCCAAGGAGATCCGGGCTCACAAGGTGGTGCTGGCCTCTTGCAGCCCTTACTTCCACGCCATGTTCACAA ATGAGATGAGCGAGAGCCGCCAGACCCACGTGACGCTGCATGACATCGACCCTCAGGCCTTGGACCAGCTGGTGCAGTTTGCGTACACGGCTGAGATTGTGGTGGGCGAAGGCAACGTGCAG ACTCTGCTCCCCGCTGCCAGCCTTCTGCAGCTGAACGGCGTCCGTGACGCCTGCTGCAAGTTCCTGCTGAGCCAGCTGGACCCCTCCAACTGCCTGGGTATCCGGGGCTTTGCCGACACGCACTCGTGCGGCGACCTGCTCAAGGCGGCACACAGGTACGTGCTGCAGCACTTCGTGGACGTGGCCAAGACGGAGGAGTTCATGCTGTTGCCGCTAAAGCAG GTGCTGGAACTGGTCTCTAGTGACAGCCTGAACGTGCCTTCAGAGGAGGACGTCTACCGGGCCGTCCTGAGCTGGGTCAAGCACGACGTGGATGCTCGGAGGCAGCACGTCCCACGG CTGATGAAGTGTGTGCGTCTGCCCCTGCTGAGCCGGGACTTCCTGCTGGGCCACGTGGACGCTGAGAGCCTGGTGAGGCACCACCCTGACTGCAAGGACCTGCTCATCGAGGCCCTCAAGTTCCACCTGCTGCCAGAGCAGAGAGGCGTCCTGGGCACGAGCCGCACGCGGCCCCGACGCTGTGAGGGTGCCGGCCCTGTGCTCTTCGCTGTGG GTGGCGGGAGCCTGTTCGCCATCCACGGGGACTGTGAAGCCTACGACACACGGACGGACCGTTGGCACGTGGTGGCCTCCATGTCCACTCGCCGAGCCCGGGTGGGCGTGGCGGCCGTCGGGAACCGGCTGTACGCAGTGGGCGG TTACGACGGGACTTCGGACCTGGCCACCGTAGAGTCGTACGACCCCGTGACCAACACCTGGCAGCCCGAGGTGTCCATGGGCACGAGGCGCAGCTGCCTGGGCGTGGCTGCCCTGCACGGGCTCCTGTACGCAGCCGGTGGCTACGATGGGGCCTCCTGCCTCAACAG TGGTCCTGTTGTCCGCAGTGCCGAGCGCTATGACCCCCTGACGGGAACGTGGACGTCCATCGCCGCCATGAGCACCCGCAGGCGATATGTCCGTGTGGCTATGCTTG ATGGCAACCTGTACGCGGTGGGCGGTTACGACAGCTCCTCACACCTGGCCACTGTGGAGAAGTATGAGCCCCAG GCGAACACGTGGACGCCGGTGGCCTCCATGCTGAGCCGGCGCAGCTCGGCTGGCGTGGCGGTGCTGGAGGGTGCGCTCTACGTGGCTGGCGGCAACGACGGCACCAGCTGTCTCAACTCTGTGGAGAGATACAGCCCCAAGGCCGGGGCCTGGGAGAGTGTGGCACCCATGAACATCCGAAG gagcacCCACGACCTGGTGGCCATGGACGGGTGGCTGTATGCCGTGGGGGGCAACGATGGCAGCTCCAGCCTCAACTCCATCGAGAAGTACAACCCGAGGACCAACAAGTGGGTGTCGGCGTCCTGCATGTTCACCCGGCGCAGCAGCGTGGGCGTGGCCGTGCTGGAGCTGCTCAACTTCCCGCCTCCGTCCTCGCCCACACTGTCCGTGTCCTCCACCAGCCTCTGA
- the KLHL17 gene encoding kelch-like protein 17 isoform X4 has translation MEGAMQLLSREGHTVSHNSKRHYHDAFVAMSRMRQRGLLCDIVLHVAAKEIRAHKVVLASCSPYFHAMFTNEMSESRQTHVTLHDIDPQALDQLVQFAYTAEIVVGEGNVQTLLPAASLLQLNGVRDACCKFLLSQLDPSNCLGIRGFADTHSCGDLLKAAHRYVLQHFVDVAKTEEFMLLPLKQVLELVSSDSLNVPSEEDVYRAVLSWVKHDVDARRQHVPRLMKCVRLPLLSRDFLLGHVDAESLVRHHPDCKDLLIEALKFHLLPEQRGVLGTSRTRPRRCEGAGPVLFAVGGGSLFAIHGDCEAYDTRTDRWHVVASMSTRRARVGVAAVGNRLYAVGGYDGTSDLATVESYDPVTNTWQPEVSMGTRRSCLGVAALHGLLYAAGGYDGASCLNSGPVVRSAERYDPLTGTWTSIAAMSTRRRYVRVAMLDGNLYAVGGYDSSSHLATVEKYEPQANTWTPVASMLSRRSSAGVAVLEGALYVAGGNDGTSCLNSVERYSPKAGAWESVAPMNIRRSTHDLVAMDGWLYAVGGNDGSSSLNSIEKYNPRTNKWVSASCMFTRRSSVGVAVLELLNFPPPSSPTLSVSSTSL, from the exons ATGGAGGGTGCCATGCAGCTGCTGAGCCGGGAGGGCCACACCGTGTCCCACAACTCCAAGCGGCACTACCACGATGCCTTCGTGGCCATGAGCCGCATGCGGCAGCGCGGCCTCCTGTGCGACATCGTTTTGCATGTGGCCGCCAAGGAGATCCGGGCTCACAAGGTGGTGCTGGCCTCTTGCAGCCCTTACTTCCACGCCATGTTCACAA ATGAGATGAGCGAGAGCCGCCAGACCCACGTGACGCTGCATGACATCGACCCTCAGGCCTTGGACCAGCTGGTGCAGTTTGCGTACACGGCTGAGATTGTGGTGGGCGAAGGCAACGTGCAG ACTCTGCTCCCCGCTGCCAGCCTTCTGCAGCTGAACGGCGTCCGTGACGCCTGCTGCAAGTTCCTGCTGAGCCAGCTGGACCCCTCCAACTGCCTGGGTATCCGGGGCTTTGCCGACACGCACTCGTGCGGCGACCTGCTCAAGGCGGCACACAGGTACGTGCTGCAGCACTTCGTGGACGTGGCCAAGACGGAGGAGTTCATGCTGTTGCCGCTAAAGCAG GTGCTGGAACTGGTCTCTAGTGACAGCCTGAACGTGCCTTCAGAGGAGGACGTCTACCGGGCCGTCCTGAGCTGGGTCAAGCACGACGTGGATGCTCGGAGGCAGCACGTCCCACGG CTGATGAAGTGTGTGCGTCTGCCCCTGCTGAGCCGGGACTTCCTGCTGGGCCACGTGGACGCTGAGAGCCTGGTGAGGCACCACCCTGACTGCAAGGACCTGCTCATCGAGGCCCTCAAGTTCCACCTGCTGCCAGAGCAGAGAGGCGTCCTGGGCACGAGCCGCACGCGGCCCCGACGCTGTGAGGGTGCCGGCCCTGTGCTCTTCGCTGTGG GTGGCGGGAGCCTGTTCGCCATCCACGGGGACTGTGAAGCCTACGACACACGGACGGACCGTTGGCACGTGGTGGCCTCCATGTCCACTCGCCGAGCCCGGGTGGGCGTGGCGGCCGTCGGGAACCGGCTGTACGCAGTGGGCGG TTACGACGGGACTTCGGACCTGGCCACCGTAGAGTCGTACGACCCCGTGACCAACACCTGGCAGCCCGAGGTGTCCATGGGCACGAGGCGCAGCTGCCTGGGCGTGGCTGCCCTGCACGGGCTCCTGTACGCAGCCGGTGGCTACGATGGGGCCTCCTGCCTCAACAG TGGTCCTGTTGTCCGCAGTGCCGAGCGCTATGACCCCCTGACGGGAACGTGGACGTCCATCGCCGCCATGAGCACCCGCAGGCGATATGTCCGTGTGGCTATGCTTG ATGGCAACCTGTACGCGGTGGGCGGTTACGACAGCTCCTCACACCTGGCCACTGTGGAGAAGTATGAGCCCCAG GCGAACACGTGGACGCCGGTGGCCTCCATGCTGAGCCGGCGCAGCTCGGCTGGCGTGGCGGTGCTGGAGGGTGCGCTCTACGTGGCTGGCGGCAACGACGGCACCAGCTGTCTCAACTCTGTGGAGAGATACAGCCCCAAGGCCGGGGCCTGGGAGAGTGTGGCACCCATGAACATCCGAAG gagcacCCACGACCTGGTGGCCATGGACGGGTGGCTGTATGCCGTGGGGGGCAACGATGGCAGCTCCAGCCTCAACTCCATCGAGAAGTACAACCCGAGGACCAACAAGTGGGTGTCGGCGTCCTGCATGTTCACCCGGCGCAGCAGCGTGGGCGTGGCCGTGCTGGAGCTGCTCAACTTCCCGCCTCCGTCCTCGCCCACACTGTCCGTGTCCTCCACCAGCCTCTGA